In Virgibacillus sp. NKC19-16, a single genomic region encodes these proteins:
- a CDS encoding thiol-disulfide oxidoreductase DCC family protein, producing the protein MDKHIVFYDAECPLCRTVKAVLQKLDWLDRINWHPVQEVNEATRERINRYKNMYDEIYMYTKDKKILTGYYTIRKILSLLPVTIPLAVLMHLPLAKNIGDPAYRFISKRRYQWFGRVPYSW; encoded by the coding sequence ATGGATAAACATATCGTGTTTTACGACGCAGAATGCCCGTTATGCAGAACTGTAAAGGCAGTATTGCAAAAGCTTGACTGGCTGGATAGAATCAATTGGCATCCCGTCCAGGAAGTAAACGAGGCGACAAGGGAAAGAATAAATCGTTATAAAAATATGTACGACGAAATTTATATGTATACCAAAGATAAGAAGATTCTAACAGGTTACTATACAATACGAAAAATTTTATCCCTCCTGCCTGTAACAATCCCGCTGGCCGTACTCATGCACCTGCCGCTTGCTAAAAATATTGGTGATCCTGCTTATCGCTTTATTTCGAAGCGGCGCTATCAGTGGTTTGGCCGCGTGCCGTATTCGTGGTGA
- a CDS encoding Uma2 family endonuclease, which yields MYNLASPSYKHQRVVGELYGAFYNGFKGKKCVPLTSPFDITFFKEEDNVCVVQPDIVVIRDKDNLDEKGNYKGTPTLVVEVLSPSTRNKNMLKKLELYKQCGVNEYWIVDPINEHILVYVLEDNDIVNNKTYSKSAQQAVRSEVFEELEADLQDVFA from the coding sequence ATTTATAACCTTGCCTCTCCTTCCTACAAGCACCAGCGTGTAGTTGGCGAGCTTTACGGCGCATTTTACAATGGCTTTAAAGGAAAAAAATGTGTTCCGCTCACATCTCCGTTTGATATAACTTTCTTTAAAGAAGAAGACAACGTCTGTGTCGTCCAACCGGATATTGTGGTCATCCGCGACAAAGACAATTTGGACGAGAAAGGCAACTATAAGGGGACACCAACGCTGGTAGTCGAAGTGTTATCACCCTCCACGAGAAATAAAAATATGTTGAAAAAGCTTGAATTATATAAACAGTGCGGTGTCAACGAGTACTGGATTGTCGATCCCATTAATGAGCATATTTTGGTTTACGTGCTGGAGGACAATGATATTGTAAACAACAAGACCTATTCAAAAAGCGCCCAGCAGGCAGTTCGCTCCGAGGTGTTTGAAGAGTTGGAGGCAGACTTGCAGGATGTCTTTGCTTGA
- a CDS encoding sodium:solute symporter family protein produces MLGDDNNILIWLILGALLGYFLLTTWLGKRGSAHSKSMKGFAIAKGKVNPWIVGISFGASYASANLFIGVPGWAYTYGAPVLWYSLGCFGVSWIGLLLFAKTFWEQGQKKEGSLTLPQWLGIRYQSKALQVVVALLILFNIYYIVAQNVGLATMFETIIGIPYMWGILIGVTITVVYVSLGGAFAQLITDGIQGTVMSVISVLLFISLFWSIGGGWNVLGNLQTQMGAIDGSMLGLTSENGPFHSVFAILSIQWLLFSFALLPHLMNKVLTVEKKEDLRKFTLSSGITLFVLSTFSVFAGMAARITVPNLSSPDSAVPAYIMEVFPTILVVLMVVGIISAILSTTDSLYLGMTTSIGNDLYKVLVAPILYKDKKISKRKLDQKAVRVSRISLILIGGLTLYMSIDRPDSLALLAQIGTSAILSGIAAPITLSYFWKKAHRTGALASVVLGPSCFIFLTGTGIIEQVFEAMFYSSLLGYTVMISVSILAEYLEKQKKHYYLKRHAR; encoded by the coding sequence ATGCTGGGTGATGATAATAATATATTAATATGGCTGATATTGGGAGCGTTGTTGGGATATTTTCTATTAACGACCTGGCTAGGAAAACGAGGTTCAGCCCATAGTAAGTCGATGAAAGGATTTGCTATCGCAAAAGGAAAGGTGAATCCCTGGATTGTCGGAATCAGTTTCGGGGCAAGCTATGCAAGTGCAAATCTATTTATCGGAGTTCCCGGGTGGGCTTATACCTATGGTGCACCGGTACTTTGGTATTCGCTGGGATGCTTTGGGGTCTCATGGATAGGGTTGCTTCTTTTTGCTAAAACCTTCTGGGAGCAGGGGCAAAAAAAGGAAGGCAGCCTCACCTTGCCGCAATGGCTAGGGATTCGATATCAAAGTAAAGCATTACAGGTAGTTGTTGCCTTACTCATTTTATTCAACATTTATTATATTGTTGCTCAAAATGTTGGCTTAGCAACCATGTTTGAAACAATCATAGGGATCCCGTACATGTGGGGAATTCTTATAGGGGTAACCATAACTGTCGTCTATGTTAGTTTGGGGGGCGCCTTTGCCCAGTTGATCACGGACGGAATACAAGGTACGGTCATGTCGGTCATTTCCGTCCTGTTGTTTATTTCGCTGTTTTGGTCCATCGGAGGGGGATGGAATGTTTTAGGTAACTTGCAAACGCAGATGGGCGCAATCGATGGAAGTATGTTAGGTCTAACTTCAGAGAACGGTCCGTTTCACAGTGTATTTGCTATTTTGAGCATCCAATGGCTGCTGTTTAGTTTTGCTTTGCTTCCCCATCTAATGAATAAAGTGCTGACTGTAGAGAAGAAAGAGGATTTACGTAAGTTTACGCTATCTTCCGGAATAACGTTATTTGTACTATCTACGTTTTCTGTATTTGCTGGTATGGCTGCACGTATTACGGTCCCAAATCTGTCATCTCCAGATAGTGCAGTACCAGCCTATATTATGGAGGTTTTTCCTACTATTCTAGTAGTCTTAATGGTCGTAGGAATTATTTCAGCTATCTTGTCCACGACAGATAGCCTGTATCTCGGCATGACAACAAGCATTGGCAACGATCTTTATAAAGTGCTCGTGGCTCCAATTCTTTACAAAGATAAAAAAATTTCCAAGAGAAAATTAGATCAAAAAGCAGTAAGGGTTTCCCGGATTTCGCTTATCCTAATTGGAGGACTCACGTTATACATGTCTATTGATAGACCGGATTCGTTGGCGTTATTAGCTCAAATCGGCACCTCAGCAATCCTAAGTGGTATCGCGGCGCCTATTACGCTAAGCTACTTTTGGAAAAAAGCGCATCGTACAGGCGCGTTGGCATCCGTTGTGTTGGGGCCGAGCTGTTTCATCTTTTTAACAGGAACAGGGATTATTGAACAGGTGTTTGAAGCAATGTTTTACAGTTCGCTGTTGGGTTACACCGTAATGATATCTGTTAGTATTCTGGCTGAGTATTTAGAAAAGCAGAAGAAGCATTATTATTTGAAGCGACATGCTAGATAA
- a CDS encoding MDR family MFS transporter — MENTKTFNWKKQIPLFAILLSGAFITILNQTLLGTALPPIMEDLNLSESTAQWLQSVFMLVNGIMIPVTAFLIDKFSTRKLFLTAMGLFTIGTFIAAISPNFSFLMAGRVFQAAGAGIMMPLMQTILFLTFPVHRRGSAMGLFGLVIAFAPAIGPSLAGFLVDQFPWRSVFYVVLPIAIIDIIAAYFLLKNVTEQKNPRLDILSVILSTIGFGGLLYGFSVAGDAGWLSYQVILSIVFGAISLYWFITRQLKLKEPLLEFRVFKHGTFTLATALGMVVFAAMIGTNVILPLYMQNMVGFSALTSGLVLLPGAIIMGFSNPITGYLFDRFGGKWLARGGLLLLSLTTFAFTDLSADTSFAYLASMNGIRMISIAMVMMPMTTLALNQLPDHLIPHGTAVNNTFRQVSGSIGTAVLVTIMTTTAIQDDTVNGIIHGVNVSFIVAAITAILGFILSFKLKEEVKPRDRSTES; from the coding sequence ATGGAAAATACAAAAACGTTTAATTGGAAAAAACAAATACCGCTTTTCGCGATATTATTATCAGGTGCTTTTATTACTATTTTGAATCAGACACTTCTTGGGACTGCGCTTCCGCCTATCATGGAAGACCTAAATTTAAGTGAGAGTACAGCGCAATGGTTGCAGTCTGTTTTCATGCTGGTAAACGGTATTATGATTCCAGTAACAGCTTTTTTAATAGATAAATTTTCAACACGTAAGCTGTTTCTGACTGCTATGGGATTGTTTACTATAGGAACTTTTATTGCAGCTATTTCACCAAATTTCTCATTCTTAATGGCTGGACGCGTTTTTCAAGCGGCAGGAGCTGGTATAATGATGCCGCTTATGCAGACAATCTTGTTCCTTACCTTTCCCGTACACAGAAGAGGTTCGGCGATGGGATTGTTCGGGCTTGTCATCGCATTTGCACCGGCAATTGGTCCGAGTCTAGCAGGCTTTCTTGTTGATCAATTCCCATGGCGCAGTGTTTTTTATGTTGTACTGCCCATTGCGATTATAGACATTATAGCGGCTTACTTCTTACTCAAAAATGTGACGGAACAGAAGAATCCGAGATTGGATATATTATCTGTTATCCTCTCAACCATTGGGTTCGGTGGGCTCCTGTACGGTTTCAGTGTCGCTGGAGACGCTGGATGGCTCAGCTATCAGGTAATCTTATCTATTGTTTTCGGGGCAATTTCTCTCTATTGGTTCATTACAAGACAATTGAAATTGAAAGAGCCGCTCCTCGAATTCAGGGTGTTTAAACATGGCACATTTACGCTAGCGACTGCTCTTGGGATGGTTGTCTTCGCTGCAATGATTGGAACAAATGTTATTTTGCCATTATACATGCAGAATATGGTTGGGTTCTCGGCACTCACATCCGGTCTTGTGTTGTTACCTGGAGCTATTATTATGGGATTTTCAAATCCGATTACCGGATATCTCTTTGATAGATTTGGAGGAAAGTGGCTTGCTCGCGGTGGTCTTTTACTATTATCACTGACCACTTTCGCGTTCACGGATTTATCTGCGGATACAAGCTTCGCATATCTAGCAAGCATGAATGGTATTCGAATGATTTCAATTGCAATGGTGATGATGCCAATGACAACCCTGGCCTTGAATCAGTTGCCTGACCATCTTATACCACATGGGACTGCGGTTAATAACACATTCCGCCAAGTCTCCGGGTCGATCGGTACTGCGGTTCTTGTCACCATCATGACGACAACTGCCATACAAGACGACACAGTGAATGGTATTATTCATGGTGTGAATGTTTCCTTTATCGTAGCGGCAATCACAGCAATCCTTGGATTCATACTTTCGTTTAAACTCAAAGAAGAAGTAAAACCGAGAGATCGTTCAACGGAAAGTTAA
- a CDS encoding AAA family ATPase produces the protein MKPLKLTLTAFGPYKNTEVIDFNDLEGNRLFVIAGNTGAGKTTIFDGICFALYGSASGQDRENSMMLRSDFANDDTHTSVELLFELKGCTYRVLRQLGHVKKGNKSKTGERYAFFEIVDGSEVPCVDRQIVSEIDKKIEVLMGLTQDQFKQIVMLPQGEFRKLLTSQTENKEEILRRLFKTEPYQQISERLRTKKKAIEDAFNQAKQTRDNYIEHIRASLPMREESLIFQVLSEEHYNEHQIIDGLDAELSFYAQQISMDQKKYEEAYKAHDKKQTEFHQAQALNERFEELSRKEGRLKELKSQVPLYEKKQKQLEDAERASKIVPYENQRQEWRAEEKNKTKILHDAENAKKLADDSVEKVQIIYQQEEAKQTEREDIRRQLDRFQEFLPIVKEIDVKKQQVQELKNKEKHAFNQLQKLQAEIKDKKAKTENYNEQIKVMDQQVSQLPDKQQKLIDMREQAKVLIDFLDLSEKQAEHKKEETHRKEVFEKQKETYTTLEKTWLNDQAHVLASHLHDGEACPVCGSHDHPRKATSESEMITKEQLDSAKQELDEKDKLYRTAAANLESITAQLKEKERAVASYSVQVDAVSTAKDQIVDEGKKLKAEVNELQTIREKLAKYKEEYEQTNEAYKQLEAKEKEAEKAHQQAKTDYETDLAVYQERIQRIPEEVRALSVLEQKIKETESVKNQLEKSWQDAQTKLQQARDEQTKATSNLTNANKQVEEAKTKRQKCDQQFIDALTQAAFDEEQAYQQAKMPERDSQHLKNDIELFNQNRSTLQEQVAELKDALKDKQHVDLRVLQERLSELKQAYEAAFKKWNQSKEYHQEAASLKTSIMDANVRVRETEKNLSTITDLYDVIRGQNMQKVSFERYLQIEYLEQIIDAANQRMKRLSNGQFFLMRSDRQESHGRQSGLTLDVYDAYTGQTRDVKTLSGGEKFNASLCLALGMSDVIQSFQGNISIETMFIDEGFGTLDEESLNKAIDALVDLQKSGRMIGVISHVQELKTIFPAVLEVRKTKEGSSRTQFVV, from the coding sequence TTGAAACCACTCAAATTAACATTGACGGCATTTGGACCTTATAAAAATACAGAAGTCATTGATTTTAATGATTTAGAGGGTAATCGTCTGTTTGTAATTGCCGGGAATACGGGAGCTGGAAAGACGACGATTTTTGATGGGATTTGTTTTGCCTTGTATGGGTCGGCTAGTGGGCAAGACCGGGAAAATAGTATGATGCTCCGAAGTGATTTTGCAAATGATGATACACATACGTCGGTTGAACTTCTATTTGAATTAAAGGGGTGTACCTATCGTGTGCTCCGGCAATTGGGGCATGTGAAAAAAGGAAATAAGTCGAAAACCGGGGAGCGCTATGCGTTTTTTGAAATAGTAGATGGAAGTGAAGTCCCTTGTGTGGACCGGCAAATTGTTTCCGAGATTGATAAAAAGATAGAAGTTTTAATGGGCTTAACGCAAGATCAATTTAAGCAGATCGTCATGCTGCCACAGGGTGAATTTCGAAAACTGTTAACCTCCCAAACGGAAAATAAGGAGGAAATTTTGCGCCGGCTTTTTAAAACTGAACCGTACCAACAAATCAGTGAGCGATTGCGGACGAAGAAAAAGGCGATAGAAGATGCGTTTAATCAAGCCAAACAAACGCGGGATAATTATATCGAACATATTCGCGCGAGCCTTCCAATGCGCGAAGAATCTCTTATTTTCCAAGTGTTATCCGAGGAGCACTATAATGAACATCAGATTATCGACGGATTGGATGCGGAGCTCAGCTTTTACGCCCAGCAAATAAGCATGGATCAGAAAAAATATGAAGAAGCATACAAAGCGCATGATAAAAAGCAGACCGAGTTCCACCAGGCGCAAGCACTAAATGAGCGTTTTGAAGAGTTGAGTCGAAAAGAGGGCCGGTTGAAGGAACTAAAAAGTCAAGTCCCCTTATATGAAAAAAAGCAAAAACAGCTTGAAGATGCCGAACGTGCAAGCAAAATTGTGCCATATGAAAATCAAAGGCAAGAATGGCGAGCGGAAGAAAAGAACAAGACAAAGATTCTACATGATGCTGAAAACGCAAAGAAATTAGCTGACGATAGCGTTGAAAAGGTCCAGATCATCTATCAGCAGGAGGAAGCGAAACAGACGGAAAGGGAAGACATCCGCAGACAACTCGATCGTTTTCAAGAATTTTTACCAATCGTCAAAGAAATCGATGTAAAAAAACAACAGGTACAGGAGCTGAAGAACAAAGAAAAGCACGCCTTCAATCAGCTGCAAAAGCTCCAGGCAGAAATCAAAGATAAAAAGGCTAAAACGGAAAATTATAATGAGCAGATCAAGGTAATGGATCAACAAGTTAGCCAACTGCCGGACAAACAGCAAAAATTAATAGACATGCGGGAACAAGCAAAAGTGTTGATCGATTTCCTAGATTTAAGCGAAAAACAAGCTGAACACAAGAAGGAAGAAACCCACAGGAAGGAAGTTTTTGAAAAACAAAAAGAAACCTATACCACATTAGAGAAAACGTGGCTTAATGATCAGGCGCATGTTTTAGCCAGCCACCTGCATGACGGGGAGGCTTGCCCGGTTTGTGGGAGTCACGATCATCCTAGGAAAGCTACAAGTGAATCCGAAATGATCACAAAAGAGCAACTCGATTCTGCAAAGCAGGAGTTGGATGAGAAGGACAAGCTTTACCGAACTGCAGCTGCTAATCTGGAATCCATTACAGCACAATTGAAGGAAAAAGAGCGTGCAGTTGCATCCTATTCGGTACAGGTTGACGCGGTATCAACAGCTAAAGACCAAATCGTTGATGAAGGAAAAAAACTAAAAGCAGAAGTAAATGAGCTTCAGACCATAAGGGAAAAGCTTGCTAAATATAAGGAAGAATATGAACAGACAAATGAAGCTTACAAGCAGCTGGAAGCAAAAGAAAAAGAGGCTGAAAAAGCACATCAGCAAGCCAAAACAGATTATGAAACGGATCTCGCCGTTTACCAGGAAAGAATACAGCGCATCCCTGAGGAAGTAAGGGCGTTATCTGTATTAGAACAGAAGATAAAGGAAACGGAAAGCGTTAAAAACCAGCTGGAAAAGTCTTGGCAGGACGCGCAGACAAAGCTGCAGCAAGCGAGAGACGAACAAACAAAAGCTACCAGCAATCTCACCAATGCGAATAAGCAAGTAGAAGAGGCGAAAACGAAGCGACAAAAGTGCGATCAGCAGTTTATCGACGCACTTACGCAGGCTGCTTTTGACGAGGAACAAGCGTATCAGCAAGCGAAGATGCCTGAACGAGACTCACAGCATTTGAAAAATGATATTGAGCTTTTTAACCAAAATCGATCAACATTACAGGAACAAGTAGCTGAATTAAAAGACGCACTAAAAGACAAGCAACATGTGGATTTACGTGTCTTGCAAGAACGATTGAGTGAGTTAAAACAAGCTTATGAAGCAGCGTTTAAAAAATGGAATCAATCCAAGGAATATCATCAAGAAGCAGCGTCGCTGAAGACAAGTATCATGGATGCAAACGTGCGCGTTCGCGAAACGGAAAAGAACTTGAGCACTATTACGGATTTATATGACGTCATCAGAGGTCAGAACATGCAAAAAGTCTCATTCGAGCGGTATCTGCAAATCGAATACTTAGAGCAAATCATTGACGCTGCAAACCAGCGCATGAAGCGCCTGTCCAATGGCCAATTTTTCCTGATGCGAAGTGATCGCCAGGAATCCCACGGAAGGCAAAGCGGACTCACACTTGATGTTTATGATGCCTATACCGGGCAAACGAGGGATGTCAAGACATTGTCAGGCGGGGAAAAGTTTAATGCCTCCCTATGTTTAGCACTCGGCATGTCCGATGTGATTCAAAGTTTTCAAGGAAATATTTCAATTGAAACCATGTTCATTGATGAAGGTTTCGGTACATTAGATGAGGAATCGCTGAATAAAGCAATCGATGCACTGGTTGACCTGCAAAAATCAGGCCGGATGATTGGCGTTATTTCCCATGTACAAGAGTTAAAAACGATTTTTCCGGCAGTGCTTGAGGTGAGGAAAACAAAAGAGGGTTCAAGTCGGACCCAATTTGTGGTGTGA
- a CDS encoding exonuclease SbcCD subunit D: protein MKFFHTADWHLGKLVQGVYMTEDQDYILRQFIQAVEAEKPDAVIIAGDLYDRAVPPTEAVHLLDEVLETIVLKLKTPVLAVAGNHDSPSRLNFGSGIMQNNGFHIVGNFTSGMQPIILNDAHGEVHFHLVPYCDPSTVRNILDDDTIRTHNDASEKIVEHITANMDEKARHVFVGHAFVTPYGEEEENTSESERPLSIGGSEYVDARHFSSFHYTALGHLHQAHYVSDEATRYAGSILKFSISEEHHKKGYHVVEMDEHGDVTIQKRHLTPSRDMRTVEASLEEIMTHSVSEDYVFVRLTDETAVLSPMEKIRSVYPNAMHVERKNYFHAPSSEDGERSVERTQMNDLELFQAFYKEVKGQEATEETEVIFKEVLDDLLKENNETEKQKDYVTN from the coding sequence ATGAAATTTTTTCATACGGCGGATTGGCATTTGGGGAAACTTGTTCAGGGTGTTTATATGACGGAGGATCAGGATTACATACTGCGGCAGTTTATTCAGGCTGTGGAAGCGGAAAAGCCGGATGCTGTTATTATTGCTGGTGATTTATATGATCGGGCGGTGCCGCCTACTGAGGCTGTTCATCTTTTGGATGAGGTGCTTGAGACGATTGTGTTGAAATTGAAAACGCCAGTTCTTGCTGTTGCGGGCAATCATGATAGCCCGAGCAGGTTAAATTTTGGAAGTGGCATTATGCAAAACAATGGCTTTCATATTGTGGGGAATTTCACAAGCGGTATGCAGCCGATCATTTTAAACGACGCGCATGGGGAAGTTCATTTTCATCTCGTCCCGTATTGTGATCCGAGTACCGTCAGAAATATTTTAGATGATGATACGATCCGCACGCATAATGATGCATCGGAAAAGATAGTTGAACATATTACAGCGAATATGGACGAAAAAGCCCGTCATGTTTTTGTCGGACATGCCTTTGTTACGCCATATGGCGAAGAAGAGGAAAATACTAGTGAATCGGAACGGCCGCTCTCCATTGGCGGATCGGAATATGTGGACGCGCGCCATTTTTCATCCTTTCATTATACGGCACTTGGCCATTTGCATCAGGCGCATTACGTGTCTGATGAGGCGACTCGTTATGCTGGATCCATTTTAAAATTTTCGATATCAGAAGAGCATCATAAAAAAGGATATCATGTCGTGGAGATGGATGAACATGGGGATGTTACGATCCAAAAACGTCATCTGACCCCAAGCAGGGATATGCGCACAGTGGAGGCATCTCTCGAGGAAATAATGACACATTCGGTGAGTGAAGATTATGTGTTTGTTCGGTTAACAGATGAAACAGCAGTCCTTTCACCGATGGAAAAAATCAGGTCGGTCTATCCGAATGCGATGCATGTGGAGCGTAAAAATTACTTTCACGCTCCTTCGTCTGAAGATGGCGAGAGATCAGTCGAACGTACCCAAATGAACGATCTGGAGCTTTTTCAGGCATTTTACAAAGAGGTGAAAGGTCAGGAAGCAACAGAAGAAACGGAAGTCATTTTCAAAGAAGTGCTGGATGATCTTTTAAAAGAAAATAATGAAACGGAAAAACAGAAAGACTATGTCACGAACTAG
- a CDS encoding MerR family transcriptional regulator: protein MTKKGKTVNTLELLSINGLCQIVGVTEKTAADWTNDFNNYIPKTSQWGTTYYPPEAIETLKFIKACKNKNYQTPQIKNMLANNISPITMERTIEDVQQSLEEGNYKENILTVMQTIGKTVSNVADQEKSLKALQEQNDEQNKRIKNMEKQAKEINDLKQEIKNLKQKHIPAKEYEAKKKSFAKLFEQQKEDHICFSQIVKKLNQEM from the coding sequence ATGACAAAAAAAGGAAAGACGGTGAATACATTGGAATTGTTAAGTATCAATGGATTATGTCAAATCGTTGGTGTCACAGAAAAAACGGCAGCAGATTGGACCAATGATTTTAACAACTACATCCCGAAAACATCCCAGTGGGGGACAACATATTATCCCCCTGAAGCAATTGAGACTTTAAAATTCATTAAAGCATGTAAAAATAAAAACTATCAGACGCCGCAAATTAAGAATATGCTAGCGAATAATATTTCTCCTATCACAATGGAAAGGACGATAGAAGATGTGCAACAGTCATTAGAAGAAGGAAATTACAAAGAAAATATTTTGACAGTGATGCAAACAATCGGAAAGACCGTTTCAAATGTCGCAGATCAGGAAAAATCGTTAAAAGCCTTACAAGAACAGAACGATGAGCAAAACAAACGAATCAAAAACATGGAAAAACAGGCCAAAGAAATAAATGATTTAAAACAAGAAATCAAAAATTTAAAGCAAAAACATATACCAGCAAAAGAATATGAAGCAAAAAAGAAATCTTTCGCAAAGCTTTTTGAACAACAAAAGGAGGATCACATATGTTTCAGCCAGATAGTAAAAAAGCTAAACCAGGAGATGTAG
- a CDS encoding DUF2187 family protein, whose protein sequence is MFQPDSKKAKPGDVVEFKREDLLLTGKTLPSKSKNSIIVEISSESDLEAVNRGHPNTVVAHEKYRVINKGKN, encoded by the coding sequence ATGTTTCAGCCAGATAGTAAAAAAGCTAAACCAGGAGATGTAGTAGAGTTTAAAAGAGAAGATTTGCTTTTAACTGGAAAGACATTACCATCAAAAAGTAAAAATAGTATTATCGTTGAAATATCATCTGAAAGTGATTTGGAAGCTGTTAATCGCGGTCATCCTAACACGGTAGTTGCCCATGAAAAATATAGGGTTATTAATAAAGGAAAAAATTAA
- the cas2 gene encoding CRISPR-associated endonuclease Cas2 — MRIMLFFDLPVKTKKQRRDYTRFRNYLLDEGFDMMQFSVYCRLCNGHESMERQLEKVKRNLPPKGSIRALPITEKQYERMRFLLGDKTKNEEKVTINQLTLF, encoded by the coding sequence ATGAGGATAATGTTATTTTTTGATTTGCCGGTAAAAACAAAAAAGCAGCGGCGAGACTATACCCGTTTCAGAAATTACTTACTTGATGAAGGGTTTGACATGATGCAGTTTTCTGTTTATTGCAGGCTGTGTAATGGCCACGAGTCAATGGAACGACAGCTTGAAAAGGTAAAGAGAAACCTTCCGCCAAAAGGGTCGATTCGTGCGTTGCCTATAACGGAAAAACAATATGAGCGGATGCGCTTTTTACTAGGAGATAAAACGAAAAATGAGGAAAAGGTGACGATAAATCAACTGACTCTTTTTTAG
- the cas1 gene encoding type II CRISPR-associated endonuclease Cas1 encodes MSWRHIMITNNARLSVKRSQLVVQQEDTITIPMQDIASILIEAQAVTITANVLSACAEHKVSLFTCDSRKLPNGIWTGFHQHSRQLTVLEMQMALTKPFKKRVWKQIIQQKILNQAKCLDVMEKDGGKELSLLIKEVESGDATNREAVAAKLYFKHLFDSSFTRRSTDPTNRLLNYGYAIMRGLVARALANYGFTTCLGLYHDNQLNAFNLADDFMEVLRPIVDCHVAGQDVEKWDAEVRAGLVNLANTDILISGERHPITAAIDEMVKSFVASCRQQDYSYQKLPELLPAKVHQYE; translated from the coding sequence ATGAGTTGGCGTCATATCATGATCACAAACAATGCCCGTCTATCAGTCAAGCGCTCTCAACTAGTCGTACAGCAAGAAGATACCATTACGATTCCCATGCAAGATATTGCCTCGATCCTTATTGAGGCGCAAGCGGTAACAATCACTGCCAATGTCCTAAGCGCATGTGCGGAGCATAAGGTAAGTCTGTTTACATGCGATTCTAGAAAACTTCCGAATGGAATCTGGACAGGTTTCCACCAGCATTCCAGACAATTGACAGTATTAGAGATGCAAATGGCACTTACGAAACCTTTTAAAAAGCGGGTATGGAAACAAATTATTCAGCAGAAAATTTTAAATCAAGCGAAGTGCTTAGATGTAATGGAGAAGGATGGCGGTAAGGAACTAAGTCTATTAATAAAAGAGGTAGAATCTGGAGACGCGACCAATCGTGAGGCAGTCGCTGCAAAGTTATATTTTAAGCATTTATTTGATTCAAGTTTTACACGTCGCTCAACTGACCCAACGAACCGCCTTCTCAATTATGGCTATGCCATTATGCGGGGATTAGTAGCACGGGCTCTCGCAAATTACGGTTTCACCACCTGCTTAGGTCTTTATCATGATAACCAATTAAATGCTTTTAATTTAGCCGATGACTTTATGGAAGTGCTTCGTCCTATTGTTGATTGCCATGTTGCTGGTCAAGATGTGGAGAAATGGGATGCAGAAGTTCGAGCAGGGCTAGTTAATTTAGCAAATACAGATATTCTGATTTCCGGTGAAAGACATCCCATTACGGCTGCTATCGATGAAATGGTGAAAAGCTTTGTTGCCAGTTGCCGTCAGCAAGATTATTCGTATCAAAAGCTACCTGAATTACTCCCTGCAAAGGTACATCAATATGAATAG